A portion of the Candidatus Hinthialibacter antarcticus genome contains these proteins:
- a CDS encoding TonB-dependent receptor: MRHLLFIPCLIALFSIGFAFAESETRGIALSQLTELSLEDLLQVEITSVSKKKESVSGAPAAVFVITNEDIRRSGATSIPEALRLAPGLIVARIDSNKWAITSRGFNDRLSNKLLVLIDGRSVYTPLFSGVYWEFQDVVLEDIDRIEVIRGPGATLWGANAVNGVINIITKNARETQGGLVSVGGGTQEHGFGTVRYGGSLGEDFYYRTYLKYFNRDGYLDENENEAEDDWDMLRGGFRADWQMDENDSLTLQGDGYGGSVGNIYTFPKPNDPFWVFENVNDNAQGANFLSRWTREFSEDSDLSLQFFYDYTERDHYAFHERRDILDWDFQHRFKIGERQELVWGLGYRLNLDDLQGGQEINFDPDSRTDQLFSGFVQDEFELLPDKLRLILGSKFEHNDYTGFEIQPNARMVWTPDENHSFWASISRAVRTPSRGEHDLERYESARIFGDDLALPFDILIKTVGNEEFLSEELIAYEIGYRTIISEKALFDATLFFHDYDRLRVAVNGDIEFMVDDLGRPFIELSSPLVNDIEGTIYGFEAASTINVADWMKWKLAYTLSVVELDYQRVTLLEGAEEIEETVTPQQQVSWLTSIDVAKDVELDLWLRYVDEIPFPDYSLFLADGQLADHINLDIRISWSPNENIELSVVGQNLLDSSRREFYDSPYWFSAPTYIDRSVYAKATFRF; this comes from the coding sequence ATGCGCCATTTACTTTTCATCCCGTGTCTAATTGCCTTATTTTCTATCGGCTTCGCTTTTGCTGAGAGCGAAACGAGGGGCATTGCGCTTTCACAACTTACTGAACTGAGTTTGGAAGACCTGCTCCAAGTTGAAATCACGTCCGTTTCTAAGAAAAAAGAATCGGTCTCCGGTGCGCCTGCGGCGGTCTTTGTTATCACCAACGAAGACATCCGCCGATCAGGGGCAACCAGCATACCGGAAGCGCTGCGGCTTGCGCCGGGGCTGATCGTTGCGCGGATTGATTCAAATAAATGGGCAATCACCTCACGGGGTTTTAATGATCGTTTATCCAATAAACTCCTGGTGCTGATTGATGGGCGCTCGGTATACACGCCTTTGTTTTCGGGCGTATATTGGGAATTTCAAGATGTCGTTCTCGAAGATATCGACCGCATCGAAGTGATCCGCGGCCCGGGCGCGACGTTGTGGGGCGCGAATGCTGTCAACGGCGTCATCAACATCATTACCAAAAATGCGAGAGAGACTCAAGGCGGGTTGGTCAGTGTCGGTGGGGGGACGCAGGAACACGGCTTTGGAACGGTGCGGTACGGCGGCAGTCTTGGCGAAGACTTTTATTATCGAACTTATCTCAAATACTTTAATCGCGACGGCTACCTCGATGAAAACGAAAACGAGGCGGAAGACGATTGGGACATGTTGCGTGGTGGATTTCGCGCCGACTGGCAAATGGATGAAAACGACTCATTAACGCTGCAAGGCGATGGATACGGCGGGAGCGTCGGCAATATCTATACGTTCCCGAAACCCAATGATCCATTTTGGGTTTTTGAAAATGTGAATGATAACGCCCAGGGCGCCAACTTTCTTTCGCGATGGACGCGCGAGTTTTCAGAGGATTCGGATTTATCGCTGCAATTCTTTTATGACTATACCGAGCGCGACCATTACGCCTTCCATGAGCGACGCGACATTCTTGATTGGGATTTTCAACATCGCTTTAAAATTGGCGAGAGACAAGAATTGGTCTGGGGGCTGGGCTATCGCCTGAATCTGGATGATCTGCAAGGCGGACAAGAAATTAATTTTGATCCTGACAGCCGCACCGACCAATTATTCAGTGGATTTGTACAAGATGAATTTGAATTGCTTCCAGACAAATTACGGTTGATACTCGGCTCGAAATTTGAGCATAACGATTATACGGGATTTGAGATTCAACCAAACGCCCGCATGGTGTGGACGCCGGATGAAAACCACTCATTCTGGGCGTCCATCTCGCGCGCCGTCCGTACGCCGTCGCGCGGCGAACATGATTTAGAACGATATGAAAGCGCAAGAATTTTTGGCGATGATCTGGCTCTTCCTTTTGATATTTTGATAAAAACAGTAGGGAACGAAGAGTTTTTGTCAGAAGAACTCATTGCCTATGAAATCGGATATCGAACGATCATTTCAGAGAAAGCATTATTCGATGCGACGCTGTTCTTTCATGATTATGATCGGCTGCGCGTTGCGGTGAATGGTGACATCGAATTTATGGTTGATGACCTCGGACGTCCCTTTATAGAACTTAGCAGCCCGCTTGTGAACGATATAGAGGGGACTATCTATGGTTTTGAAGCGGCCTCAACAATCAATGTCGCTGATTGGATGAAATGGAAATTGGCCTACACACTTTCCGTCGTAGAACTTGATTATCAGCGTGTTACTTTACTTGAAGGCGCTGAAGAAATTGAAGAAACCGTAACGCCGCAGCAACAAGTTTCATGGCTGACGAGCATCGACGTGGCGAAAGATGTCGAACTTGATTTATGGCTGCGTTACGTCGATGAAATTCCCTTTCCCGATTACAGTTTATTTCTTGCCGATGGCCAGTTGGCTGACCACATAAATCTGGATATTCGGATTTCATGGTCGCCGAATGAGAACATTGAACTCTCTGTTGTCGGACAAAACCTGTTGGATTCCAGCCGCCGGGAATTTTATGATTCTCCCTACTGGTTTTCTGCGCCAACCTATATAGATCGAAGCGTTTACGCAAAAGCAACTTTCCGATTCTGA
- a CDS encoding indolepyruvate oxidoreductase subunit beta, with protein sequence MNPKVTNVVFAGLGGQGVLKASDIFAEVVFCAGFDVKKAEIHGMSQRGGSVTSDVRFGEQVHSPMVSSSQADYLVVLSEDQLEVNQHYLAPDGVLISSSVLKDVKLPHPKSGNVVQLGILSTHLSIEEEYWHEAIRLLMPEKIHDVNLQAFALGRSLNSGEESS encoded by the coding sequence ATGAATCCAAAAGTCACTAATGTTGTATTCGCCGGTTTGGGAGGGCAGGGCGTCCTCAAAGCCTCTGATATATTCGCCGAAGTTGTTTTTTGCGCGGGCTTCGATGTAAAGAAAGCCGAAATACACGGCATGAGCCAACGCGGCGGTTCGGTGACGTCCGATGTTCGTTTTGGCGAGCAAGTTCACAGCCCGATGGTCTCTTCAAGCCAAGCCGACTATTTAGTCGTGTTGTCAGAAGACCAACTTGAAGTCAACCAGCACTACCTGGCGCCGGACGGCGTTCTCATTTCTTCCTCCGTGTTGAAAGATGTGAAACTACCTCATCCCAAAAGCGGTAATGTCGTTCAACTTGGAATTTTGAGTACACATCTTTCCATTGAAGAAGAGTATTGGCATGAAGCGATCCGCTTACTCATGCCGGAAAAAATACATGATGTGAACCTACAAGCGTTTGCTTTGGGGCGATCTTTGAATTCTGGGGAGGAAAGCTCATGA
- a CDS encoding phenylacetate--CoA ligase gives MTRISGDMACAAGDFHPASAPDYLPVSQLRNLQTQRLQKIVWQAYDRVELYRRRMDERGVSPEDIGSIKDITKLPFTTKNDLRDNYPFGLFAEPMNKVVRVHASSGTTGKPTVVAYTQEDVDVWADAMVRCFACYDLHAGDIIQNAYGYGLFTGGLGAHYGAEALGATVIPISGGNTDRQIMIMKDFSVTAICCTPSYFLHIIERAEELGVNIRDLQLRAGVFGAEPWTESMRERIEAATGIKAYDIYGLSEIVGPGVGAECCAQDGLHIIEDYFYPEIVDPETGEPKPDGEEGELVLTTLGKMAMPMLRYRTHDITFIYPEQCKCGRSIRRIQRIGRRSDDMFIIRGVNVFPSQIETALLAVEGTLPHYQIILTRDKGLDKIEVQVEVTAELFSDKVRELEGLQEKLSQSIERTLGIRVHLRLVEPHTIERSMGKAKRVIDNRQL, from the coding sequence ATGACTCGCATCTCAGGTGATATGGCTTGCGCCGCAGGAGATTTTCATCCCGCCAGTGCACCCGATTATCTTCCCGTATCGCAATTGCGAAACCTGCAAACTCAGCGGCTGCAAAAAATTGTCTGGCAAGCCTATGACCGTGTGGAACTCTATCGCCGCCGCATGGACGAACGCGGCGTTTCGCCCGAAGACATCGGCTCAATCAAAGACATTACAAAACTGCCGTTCACGACTAAAAACGACTTACGCGACAATTATCCTTTTGGGCTATTCGCCGAACCCATGAACAAGGTTGTTCGCGTTCACGCGTCCAGCGGCACCACGGGAAAACCCACAGTGGTCGCTTACACGCAGGAAGACGTTGACGTGTGGGCGGACGCGATGGTGCGGTGTTTCGCCTGTTATGATCTTCATGCGGGCGACATCATTCAAAATGCTTATGGGTATGGTTTGTTCACTGGCGGCCTTGGCGCACACTACGGCGCCGAAGCGCTGGGCGCAACCGTGATCCCCATTTCAGGCGGCAATACCGACCGCCAGATTATGATTATGAAAGATTTTTCGGTTACGGCGATCTGCTGTACGCCGAGTTATTTCTTGCACATCATTGAACGCGCTGAAGAACTGGGCGTGAATATTCGCGACCTGCAATTGCGCGCGGGCGTGTTTGGCGCCGAGCCGTGGACGGAATCCATGCGGGAGCGCATCGAAGCCGCAACGGGCATCAAAGCCTATGACATTTATGGATTGTCTGAAATCGTTGGCCCCGGCGTTGGCGCAGAATGTTGCGCGCAAGACGGCCTGCACATCATTGAAGATTATTTCTATCCAGAAATTGTCGATCCCGAAACCGGAGAGCCAAAACCTGACGGCGAAGAAGGCGAACTGGTGTTGACCACATTGGGCAAGATGGCCATGCCCATGCTACGCTATCGTACTCATGACATCACCTTCATCTATCCTGAGCAATGCAAATGCGGGCGCAGCATTCGCCGCATCCAACGCATCGGGCGACGCAGCGACGATATGTTCATCATTCGCGGCGTCAATGTGTTCCCATCCCAGATCGAAACCGCTTTGCTCGCCGTTGAGGGGACGCTGCCGCATTATCAGATTATCCTCACCCGCGATAAGGGGTTGGACAAGATCGAAGTCCAGGTCGAAGTCACCGCCGAACTCTTCAGCGACAAGGTGCGCGAACTCGAAGGGCTTCAGGAAAAACTCAGCCAGTCGATTGAGCGTACGCTGGGCATTCGCGTCCATTTGCGTTTGGTTGAACCGCACACCATTGAACGCAGCATGGGCAAAGCCAAGCGCGTGATTGATAACCGGCAACTTTAA
- a CDS encoding class I SAM-dependent methyltransferase, with the protein MKILFPLFIASVLLLIIANTSSSQDDKKPLLAPVYPKLADWFVEQYDLAGLEGVALDIGSGRGDLILELCSRTRLHWVNADINAKAFPAFLQRIDQAGFTGRASAMLADAQHLPFKDNYADVIVSRGSIPFWGDVKAGLAEVYRVLKPGCVAYIGRGFSENVPVETARAIRDKQNKSRSFPAYDPDEAEATWRKYLMELGIENFRIIRPRPAGSDGINYGVWIEMKK; encoded by the coding sequence ATGAAAATTCTATTTCCACTTTTTATCGCTTCAGTCCTACTATTGATAATCGCAAACACTTCGTCAAGTCAGGATGATAAGAAGCCCCTGTTAGCTCCGGTTTACCCCAAATTGGCGGACTGGTTTGTCGAACAATATGATCTCGCTGGTCTGGAAGGCGTCGCTCTCGACATCGGCAGCGGGCGCGGCGACCTGATCCTCGAACTTTGCAGCCGCACCCGCCTGCATTGGGTGAATGCGGATATCAACGCCAAGGCGTTTCCGGCTTTTCTACAACGCATTGACCAAGCGGGCTTCACCGGTCGAGCCAGCGCCATGCTGGCGGATGCGCAGCACCTACCATTCAAAGACAATTACGCAGACGTTATTGTCTCGCGCGGGTCGATTCCCTTTTGGGGTGACGTCAAAGCCGGGCTGGCTGAAGTCTACCGCGTACTCAAGCCGGGTTGCGTTGCGTATATCGGTCGTGGATTCTCGGAAAACGTCCCTGTCGAAACCGCCCGCGCCATTCGCGACAAGCAAAACAAAAGCCGCTCGTTTCCGGCGTATGACCCCGACGAAGCCGAAGCGACCTGGCGTAAGTATTTAATGGAATTAGGAATCGAAAATTTCCGCATCATCCGCCCGCGCCCCGCAGGCAGCGATGGTATAAACTACGGTGTGTGGATTGAGATGAAGAAGTAA
- a CDS encoding PIG-L family deacetylase — MKILAIHAHPDDVEFLCSGALALLKNQGHDIAIATVSNGDKGSLETSNEETARIRKIEAKNAADVIGASYGCVDFNDYEIFDDDASRRRVTEFIRAVNPDVIITAPPQDYHADHEACSHLVRHAAFIVGAPNYKTGDAPVMKAVPTLYYTDPSEGKDIFGSSIRPDFCVDVSSVIETKKTMLERHASQREWLRAYHGMDHYVHSMLEWNQKRGLDFGYEYGEGFRMHKGHGYPQAPVLEDALSDYVKR; from the coding sequence ATGAAAATACTCGCTATCCACGCCCACCCTGACGACGTAGAATTTCTGTGTTCAGGCGCGCTTGCGCTGTTAAAAAACCAGGGACACGACATCGCCATCGCGACCGTCAGTAATGGCGACAAAGGCTCGCTTGAAACATCCAACGAAGAAACCGCCCGCATCCGAAAGATCGAAGCCAAAAACGCGGCGGACGTCATAGGCGCGTCCTACGGCTGCGTCGATTTTAACGACTATGAAATTTTTGACGACGACGCATCGAGACGGCGCGTGACCGAATTTATCCGCGCGGTGAATCCCGATGTCATTATCACCGCGCCGCCGCAAGACTATCACGCCGACCATGAAGCCTGCAGCCACCTCGTGCGCCATGCAGCGTTTATCGTCGGGGCGCCCAACTACAAAACCGGCGACGCTCCCGTGATGAAGGCCGTACCCACGCTCTATTACACTGACCCCTCCGAGGGCAAAGACATCTTTGGAAGTTCCATCCGCCCCGACTTTTGCGTAGACGTGTCTTCCGTCATCGAAACCAAGAAAACCATGCTGGAGCGACACGCATCGCAACGCGAATGGCTGCGCGCCTATCATGGCATGGACCACTACGTCCACTCGATGTTGGAATGGAACCAAAAACGCGGCCTGGATTTTGGTTATGAGTACGGCGAAGGCTTTCGTATGCACAAGGGTCACGGCTACCCGCAAGCGCCCGTACTTGAAGACGCGTTGAGCGATTATGTCAAACGCTAA
- a CDS encoding phenylacetate--CoA ligase produces MVLNPRSAPVQAPEFVTENRIWDPDETLPLPQLQALQVERLRDCVGRAGTVSFYRDAFQKNNITISSIKSLDDLKRLPLTTKQDLREHYPLGFLAVTRDKIARLHGSSGTTGKPTFVAYTQDDLKLWADLCARFLTAGGLQAKHLVHIAFGYGLFTGGFGLHYGVERVGAAIVPAASGNTERQIMLLRDLEADALVCTPSYALYIAEVAQQEGIDPRSLPLKFAHFGGEPWTEDMRAQIERDMDILAFNNYGLSEIIGPGVSGECAARRGMHIQEDHFLVECLDPDTLEPVPDGQPGELVITAMTKQAMPIIRYRTRDIASLDHTPCPCGRTTVRMGRVIGRTDDMLIVRGVNLYPSQIEEALLRVEGAAPHYQIEVDRRGSRDNITVRVEMRAQDFSDKMREMAVLRDRIDREIHHITGLRMHIELVAPQTLERFVGKAKRVIDHRPKAEL; encoded by the coding sequence ATGGTTTTGAATCCACGTTCCGCTCCCGTTCAGGCGCCGGAGTTCGTCACAGAAAATCGCATCTGGGACCCAGACGAAACCCTGCCGCTCCCGCAATTGCAGGCGTTGCAAGTCGAGCGTCTGCGTGACTGCGTGGGTCGCGCGGGGACGGTGTCGTTTTATCGCGACGCGTTCCAAAAAAACAACATCACCATCAGCAGCATCAAGTCGCTGGACGACTTGAAACGTCTACCGCTTACTACCAAACAAGACCTGCGCGAACATTACCCGCTCGGCTTTCTCGCTGTGACCCGCGATAAAATCGCCCGGCTGCATGGCTCGTCGGGAACCACGGGCAAACCCACTTTCGTCGCCTATACCCAGGATGATCTTAAACTATGGGCGGACCTGTGCGCGCGTTTTTTGACCGCTGGCGGTTTGCAAGCCAAACACCTCGTTCATATCGCATTCGGCTACGGGTTGTTCACCGGAGGCTTTGGGCTGCATTACGGCGTGGAGCGCGTCGGTGCGGCGATTGTGCCCGCTGCGTCCGGCAACACCGAACGCCAAATCATGCTGCTGCGCGATCTCGAAGCGGATGCGCTCGTCTGTACGCCTTCGTATGCGCTCTATATCGCGGAAGTCGCGCAACAAGAGGGCATTGATCCTCGATCTCTGCCTTTGAAATTCGCCCACTTCGGCGGCGAACCCTGGACGGAAGACATGCGCGCTCAGATCGAGCGCGACATGGACATTCTCGCCTTTAACAATTACGGCCTGTCGGAAATCATTGGCCCCGGCGTGTCGGGCGAGTGCGCGGCGCGGCGGGGAATGCACATTCAAGAAGACCATTTTCTGGTCGAGTGCTTGGACCCCGATACGCTGGAGCCTGTCCCGGACGGGCAGCCCGGCGAACTTGTGATTACCGCCATGACCAAGCAGGCGATGCCGATTATTCGCTACCGTACCCGCGACATCGCTTCGCTGGACCATACGCCGTGTCCATGCGGGCGCACGACGGTTCGCATGGGCCGCGTCATCGGGCGTACGGACGACATGTTGATCGTGCGCGGCGTGAACTTGTATCCCTCGCAGATTGAAGAAGCCCTGCTGCGCGTTGAGGGCGCGGCGCCGCATTATCAGATCGAAGTTGACCGTCGAGGCAGCCGCGACAATATCACGGTCCGGGTCGAGATGCGCGCCCAGGATTTCTCCGACAAGATGCGCGAGATGGCGGTATTGCGCGACCGTATCGACCGTGAGATTCACCACATCACCGGCCTGCGAATGCACATCGAACTGGTCGCCCCGCAAACTCTCGAACGCTTTGTCGGCAAAGCCAAACGCGTCATCGACCACAGGCCGAAGGCGGAGTTGTAA
- a CDS encoding thiamine pyrophosphate-dependent enzyme, giving the protein MNATKRMLLSGNEAVALAAIRAGVALGVGYPGTPSTEILESFSNLQGKAQWSPNEKVALEVGLGAAYAGARTLVTMKHVGLNVAADPLFTAAYTGVSGALVIVNADDPGMASSQNEQDNRRYAVAAGLPMIEPSDSQEAYNFFLDAVKLSERWNIPVLFRVTTRICHSKTVVNQNGNIDDAAAPNFIRDIKGRVMIPGYARLAHKRLRVKLAEIEQWNESAPINQEIRQSSELGVITSGISYVHVREAVPEASVLKLGLTYPLPMDRIREFASSVSRCVVIEEGDPCLTDAIRAEGIDIDSKQEAFRFGELNVERVKQIINDHKPIEFVRPPGKPPQLCQGCPHRNVFQALHDFDCIVSGDIGCYTLGVMPPFEAMDTCVCMGASIGVGLGLRHTLPEAQARRVVSVIGDSTFIHSGITGIAEMVYNPPSTGHVVMILDNGTTAMTGLQEHPATGRTLDHQRTHMVSMEKLCEAMGVDRVEVLEPTNFDAPLQSALKSNDLTVLIVRRPCILAAGKIRQYEKAITHEESCSCHQEQEHHESKSH; this is encoded by the coding sequence ATGAACGCTACAAAACGAATGCTGCTCAGTGGCAACGAAGCAGTCGCGTTAGCCGCAATCCGCGCCGGCGTCGCGCTTGGCGTCGGATACCCGGGTACACCCTCCACCGAAATACTCGAATCATTTTCTAATCTCCAAGGCAAGGCGCAATGGTCGCCCAATGAAAAAGTGGCGCTGGAAGTCGGTTTAGGCGCGGCCTATGCTGGCGCGCGCACTTTAGTGACCATGAAACACGTTGGCTTGAATGTCGCCGCCGATCCGCTTTTCACCGCCGCGTATACGGGCGTCTCGGGCGCATTGGTCATTGTGAACGCTGACGACCCTGGCATGGCGTCGAGCCAAAATGAGCAGGACAACCGCCGCTACGCCGTCGCGGCGGGACTGCCGATGATCGAGCCGTCTGATTCTCAAGAGGCGTATAATTTCTTTTTAGACGCCGTCAAACTTTCAGAGCGCTGGAACATTCCTGTTCTGTTTCGCGTAACCACGCGAATCTGTCACTCCAAAACCGTTGTGAACCAGAACGGCAATATTGATGACGCTGCCGCGCCCAATTTTATTCGCGACATCAAAGGTCGCGTGATGATTCCCGGTTATGCGCGGTTGGCTCATAAGCGCTTGCGCGTAAAGTTGGCTGAGATCGAGCAGTGGAACGAATCGGCGCCGATCAATCAAGAAATTCGTCAATCAAGCGAACTGGGCGTCATTACCTCCGGCATTTCCTATGTGCATGTGCGCGAGGCTGTCCCGGAAGCGAGCGTGTTGAAACTTGGATTGACCTATCCTTTGCCGATGGACCGCATTCGGGAATTTGCGTCTTCGGTTTCGCGATGCGTCGTGATTGAAGAAGGCGACCCTTGCCTGACGGACGCCATTCGCGCCGAAGGCATTGATATTGACTCCAAGCAGGAAGCGTTTCGTTTTGGCGAATTAAACGTCGAGCGCGTCAAACAAATCATCAACGACCATAAACCGATAGAGTTTGTACGTCCTCCGGGAAAGCCGCCGCAGTTATGCCAGGGGTGTCCGCATCGCAACGTGTTCCAGGCGTTGCATGATTTTGACTGCATTGTCTCCGGCGACATTGGCTGCTACACGTTGGGCGTGATGCCGCCGTTTGAGGCGATGGACACCTGCGTGTGTATGGGCGCCAGCATCGGCGTTGGCCTTGGCTTGCGTCATACATTGCCCGAAGCGCAGGCGCGCCGCGTGGTTAGCGTAATTGGCGATAGCACCTTCATCCATAGTGGAATCACCGGCATTGCGGAAATGGTTTATAACCCGCCCTCGACCGGGCACGTCGTTATGATTCTTGACAACGGAACCACAGCAATGACGGGCTTGCAGGAACACCCCGCAACCGGGCGCACTCTCGACCATCAGCGCACGCACATGGTCTCGATGGAAAAACTCTGCGAAGCCATGGGCGTCGACCGCGTCGAAGTGTTAGAACCAACCAACTTTGATGCGCCGCTGCAATCGGCGTTGAAGAGCAATGATCTAACGGTACTGATTGTGCGGCGTCCTTGTATTCTCGCAGCGGGCAAAATCCGCCAATACGAAAAAGCCATCACCCATGAAGAATCATGTTCATGTCATCAAGAGCAGGAGCATCATGAATCCAAAAGTCACTAA
- a CDS encoding carbon-nitrogen hydrolase → MSNANQASYTLAAAQMALTENVENNRSKVLDAIAEAADNGASVICLQELCTTPYLCQVEDARLFDLAEPIPGPTTEAVAHVAKDKNIAVVVPLFEKRAPGLYHNSIAMIGRDGALLGVYRKMHIPDDPGFYEKYYFTPGDLGFRMFDAAPGKIGTLICWDQWYPEAARLTALQGAEVLVYPTAIGWHPAEKEQYGDQQHDAWRTIQRGHAIANGVFVAAVNRIGLEKPDPQAPGIEFWGRSFICDPFGVVLAEATSDQEEILYAEIDPSRIEDVRRNWPFLRDRRIDAFGGVTQRYSS, encoded by the coding sequence ATGTCAAACGCTAACCAAGCATCTTATACGCTCGCTGCTGCGCAAATGGCGCTAACTGAAAATGTAGAAAACAACCGCAGCAAAGTGCTCGACGCCATCGCCGAAGCGGCGGACAACGGCGCCAGCGTCATCTGCTTACAAGAACTCTGCACAACGCCCTACTTGTGTCAGGTCGAAGACGCCCGGTTGTTTGATCTCGCCGAACCCATCCCCGGCCCAACGACGGAAGCAGTTGCGCACGTTGCGAAAGACAAGAATATCGCCGTTGTTGTTCCGCTTTTTGAAAAGCGCGCGCCGGGTTTGTATCACAACAGCATCGCTATGATCGGGCGAGACGGCGCCTTGCTAGGCGTCTACCGCAAAATGCACATTCCCGATGACCCCGGCTTCTATGAAAAATATTACTTCACGCCCGGCGACTTAGGGTTTCGCATGTTTGACGCCGCGCCGGGAAAAATCGGCACGCTAATCTGCTGGGACCAATGGTATCCAGAAGCCGCCCGCCTGACCGCGCTGCAAGGGGCGGAAGTGCTTGTTTATCCGACCGCCATCGGTTGGCATCCCGCAGAGAAAGAGCAATACGGCGATCAGCAGCATGACGCCTGGCGCACCATTCAACGCGGTCACGCCATCGCCAACGGCGTATTCGTCGCCGCCGTCAATCGCATCGGTCTTGAAAAGCCCGACCCACAAGCGCCTGGAATCGAATTTTGGGGACGATCGTTTATCTGTGATCCTTTCGGCGTCGTGCTCGCAGAGGCGACCAGCGATCAAGAAGAAATTTTGTACGCAGAGATTGATCCCAGTCGCATCGAAGACGTCCGCCGCAACTGGCCGTTCTTGCGCGACCGTCGCATCGACGCTTTTGGCGGCGTCACGCAACGGTATTCCAGTTAA
- a CDS encoding amino acid-binding protein, whose amino-acid sequence MKLKQLSLFLENRLGQLDNAIQILADAGVNILTLSLADTEQFGILRLVVKDWEKAKTALEAKQCVVKITDVVAVEVPDRPGGLAELLRQVDQCGINIEYMYAFTFGRGGSAILILRFDDVDAAIEKLRDKAVNMVGEVELFGLSAGE is encoded by the coding sequence ATGAAACTCAAACAGTTGTCACTCTTTTTAGAAAACCGCCTTGGTCAGTTGGACAACGCAATTCAAATTTTAGCAGACGCAGGCGTCAATATTCTCACGCTTTCGCTTGCTGATACGGAACAATTTGGAATTCTCCGTCTTGTGGTGAAGGATTGGGAAAAAGCCAAGACTGCGCTCGAAGCAAAACAGTGCGTAGTGAAAATTACCGACGTGGTCGCGGTCGAAGTGCCTGACCGTCCCGGCGGGCTGGCGGAGTTGCTGCGCCAAGTCGATCAATGCGGGATCAATATCGAATACATGTATGCATTCACGTTCGGTCGCGGCGGCAGCGCCATCTTGATTTTACGCTTTGACGACGTTGACGCTGCGATTGAGAAACTACGTGATAAAGCCGTGAACATGGTTGGCGAGGTTGAGTTGTTCGGGTTGTCTGCGGGCGAATAG